The following are encoded in a window of Struthio camelus isolate bStrCam1 chromosome Z, bStrCam1.hap1, whole genome shotgun sequence genomic DNA:
- the RNF170 gene encoding E3 ubiquitin-protein ligase RNF170 isoform X2, producing the protein MSCPVCLQQATFPIETNCGHLFCGSCIIAYWRYGSWLGAIRCPICRQTVTLFLPLFGEDQQDATQVFQDVNDYNRRFSGQPRSIMERIMDLPTLLRHAFREMFSVGGLFWMFRIRIFLCLLGALLYLASPLDFLPEALFGILGFLDDFFVIFLLLIYISIMYREVVTQRLNR; encoded by the exons ATGTCCTGTCCAGTCTGTTTGCAACAGGCTACGTTTCCTATTGAAACAAACTGTGGACATCTCTTCTGTg GTTCCTGTATTATTGCCTACTGGAGGTATGGCTCATGGCTTGGTGCCATCCGTTGTCCAATCTGCAGACAAACG GTAACGTTGTTCTTACCACTCTTTGGTGAAGATCAGCAGGATGCAACCCAAGTATTTCAAGATGTTAACGATTACAATCGGAGATTCTCAGGACAGCCCAGATCT ATTATGGAAAGAATTATGGATCTACCCACTTTATTACGGCACGCTTTCAGGGAGATGTTTTCTGTTGGGGGCCTCTTCTGGATGTTTCGTATCAGGATATTCCTCTGTTTGCTTGGAGCCTTGCTCTATCTGGCTTCACCTCTGGATTTTCTTCCTGAAGCCCTCTTTGGTATTCTCGGGTTCTTGGAtgatttctttgttatttttcttctgctgatatACATCTCTATCATGTACCGAGAAGTGGTAACACAGCGGCTGAATAgatga